The nucleotide sequence GCATATCCCACCCCGTAGTCTGTCGGTCAAGCCAGCTACATTTGGGTGTGAAAAGATAAGAATTAGCAGAAAATTATTTTCTTTTTAGATTTATGAATGTCAATACCGCCTGGTCTGTTGGGGCATCAATTCAGGAGCGGCTCTGATGTTTGATAACACCTGTAAATTCTTAGCTGAGACCTTCCCAGAGGATTTTGCGGTCTGGCTCCTGGGAGAATTGATCTGCTTTGGTAATCTCAGTCCTGGGGAACTTTCCTTAGAACCAATCCATGCTGACTCCTTGATTTTATTAGATTCTCCCGACTTGATTTTGCACCTTGAATTTCAAACTCAACCTGACCCCTTAATTCCTTTTCGGATGGCTGATTATCGTTTGCGGGTCTATCGCCGTTTTCCGAGGAAACAAATGCGGCAGGTGGTGACTTATCTTTTATCCTCGAATTCTGGCCTGGTGCAGCAAACCACCTTTGAAATTTCGGGAATGCGCCATGAGTTTTCCGTCATTCGCCTTTGGGAGCAGCCAACCCCAACATTTTTAGGCCGGATTGGGTTACTTCCCCTCGCCGTCTTAAGCCAAACAGCCAATCCCCAGCAGGTACTTCAATCCGTATCTGAGACTTTAGGCGCGATTGCTGATCAGCGTACCCAAAGTAACATTACGGCTTCCACGGCAATTTTGGCAGGTTTATTATTAGAGGAGACAGTGATCCAAAACATCTTACGGAGAGAGATTATGAAGGAATCATCTGTGTACCAGGTCTGGCGGCAAGAATTTATCCAAGAAGGGCGGGAAGAAGGACGAGTTGAGGGAGAAAAACTCTTAATTCAGCGGCTGTTAGCCAAAAAAATTGGCGATTTACCTGGGACATTCCAAAGTCAAGTCAATCGTTTGTCGCTGCCGCAATTAGAAAAACTGGGTGAGGCCCTTTTAACATTTGAAACCGTGGCGGATCTGCAAGCTTGGCTAAAGACAATTCAAGCTTAAGTGGCCTGGTAGCGTCATGGTTGGCTGCGTTGGGCAATCCGTAATTTAGCAGAGCGGGCGCGGGGGTTTGTGGCGATCTCCTCTGGACTGGGAATGATTGGCTTTTTGGTGATCACCTGTAATAGTGGAGATTCCCGAAAGGCATATTTGACGATGCGATCCTCCAAGCTATGAAAACTAATGATCGCCATGCATCCGCTCGGTTCTAGCCATTGAGGGGCGAGATCAAGAAAGGTCTTAAGAACATCCAACTCCCGATTGACTGCAATTCGTAAAGCTTGAAAGACACGGGTAGCCGGATGAATGCGCTGTGATCCGCGGTTGGGCACGGCCTGGGCGACAAGATTTGCCAGCTGGGTTGTGGTTCTGAGTGGACGTTGGGCAGTGATGCGGCGGGCGATGCGGCGGGAAAATCGCTCCTCCCCAAGTTCGTAGAATAAATTGGCCAGGTCTGTTTCACTGAGGTTATTGACTAAATCGGCGGCGGTGGTGGCTTGATTTGGGTTCATGCGCATATCCAGGGGAGCCTCATAGCGAAAACTAAACCCGCGCTCGGCCTGGTCAAATTGAGGCGAACTGACCCCGAGATCGGCAAAAATTCCGGCAAACTTCAGATCGCCAGGCCGGAAGTCACTAAAATTTCCATGCCAAAAATTTACTTGCTGTTGATAGGGACTCAAGCGGGCCTGGGCTGCTGTGATGGCGTTGGGGTCTTGGTCAATGGCTGTAATTTTGATATCGGGATAAGCCTCTAGAAGTAACAGGCTATGGCCGCCCCCGCCGACTGTGGCATCTAAATAGTGGGACTGGGGTTTGGGCATCAAGGCGGTTAAAAGGGCTTGGGCCAGAACTGGTTGATGGTCAAAGTCAGACGTGGGCGGTGGGTCAGTCATCACATTTTTTGCATGGGGTGCGAGGCCTGGGCGTAGTTAAGGCTATGAGCTAGTACTGTATCCCGAATCCTGAGGGGGTAACTCAATCGCTCAATCTGAGAAAATTCTCGATTATTTTTCTTTTCTATTTGGCTGGAGTGAGAAACCGTGAGTGAAATGTCCCCCCTATCTTTAGCCCCTACCGCCCCTGATCCGACCCTGCTCCAGGCCTGGCAACAGGATATTGAAATCCGGGATCAACTGGTCAAACAACTCTCAGAAGAAATGTATCGGTTGATGGTGGCCAAACCAGAGCTATTTCTGCAATTCTACCAGGCCCGCCAAGAAGCCAAGCAAGTCCAATTACTGACCGAGGAAACCCTCCAACAACTGACGGAATTGCAACAACAGGCCTTAGCCCTAGGGGATCAAATTACCTTTTACCAATCCCAAATTGAAGACCGCGATCAAGAAATTCAGCAGCGGGATCAGGAAATTCAGCGGCTCCAAGGCTCTCTCCACGAATTTAACGAGCGCAATCAAATGCTGGAGAAAGTCATCCAGGAAATGCCGGAGGTCTACCGCCAGAAGTTCTCTCAACGCCTAGAGCAAGTCAAGACCAAAATGGAGAGCCTGCAATGGGAAAACCAACGCCTCCAGGCCCAAGTCCGGCAACTGCAAAACCAAACTGCCAATACCCAGCGCAATGGTCTAAATTTGGATTTACCGGGCATTCCTGGCTTGAGACCGGGCCGGTTAGTGCCTAGTTTGGGCTAGTCATGGTCAATTTGCCAAACAATCTATCACCACTGCCTCAGATTCAGTTAGTCGTTAATCCGGTAGCTGGGTTAGCGGATGCCGCCCTAGAAATTACCAGTCAACAAGCTGAAGCCTTAGTTGTGCCGGTCTTAGTTGCTCAGGGTCTAGATGTGGTTGTCAGGTGTTTAGACGATCCAGAACTAGAGAAAATTGTTGAGACTAAGGGGCAAATATATCCATTGACCTTGGCCTGGAATTGGGGTAATGCCCAAGTGGCCGAACTATTTGAGCAATGTCGGCAGCCTCGGCAAATCCAAAAAGTCGTAGCAGAAAAAGGATTTTTAACCGGGCCTGGGAATTATTGGTTACCTGTAGCTCTAACTGAAAAAGGCCTACTCTATGGCGAACTTATTGGTCAGGGTCAGGATGGGCACTATCTACAACCCATCCATGTGGAGGATAAAATCCGCCAACCCCTTTATTACCTCAGCCAATACCTGTTTAAACAATTGCACGTCCCCTTGCGAGGCTGTTGTTTTTTGCAAGTTGGCTGGATTCAGGGGGAGCTTTGTTTCGATCGACTTTGGCCGTTTCCCATTCAACCGGCCCTGGCCAGCTTAGGGGTACAGTCTCCTGATCTCTTTTATGCTCACTATCTTTGCTGCCAGGGTTTGCCTCTTAAAGATTTACGGATTAAGGGCCAGGCTCCCTATGGTGAGTTGGCCGACCTGAGTTGAACGTTGTGGATAGCTTAGGAGTGGGGTTCACCAAAGAGGATGACTGAGCAGGGTAATTCCTTCACGACTTGGGTGGTAATATCACTCACCGCCAACCCCCCGGTTGTTCGCCGCCGAATTGAGCGCATTAAGACTAAATCCCGACTAGCGGCCTGGCCAAGAATGGCACTAGCAATATCGGATTCAGCCACGGTTTGAATATCAATACAGACGGGGCGGCTATCCGGTGGCAAAATCCGGGCTAATTCTGCCTCAAACTGGGTCATCTGTTCACTGGGAATACCGGGTAAACAAACATGGAGGAGGGTGACATCGGCTTGACTGGCGGCAGCTAAGGCCTGGGCAAAGCCAACGATTCTCAGGGTTGGGGCCGTGAGGTCTCGGACTGGAACAAGGATGGATTGGATATTCTCCGGTTCATCTAAAAGACGAGTAATGGCCACAGGACAATGGGCTGACCAAAGAATGCTATCAATGACGGTGCCAAACAGCCGTGCTCGCAGACCAGTTTTTTCCGACCAACCAACAATAATTAAGTTGCTATTTTCCTCCCGACTCAGACGGGTAATTCCCAGGGGAACATCATCATCAATCCGTAACTGTGGCTCTAGGGGAACAGCGTAGGCTTGGCCAATTTCCACAGCCCGCCGTAAGAGTTTTTGGCCCCGTTGCAAGCTGGTTTCCAGGCCTGGATCATCCATGTGCACAGCCGCCCGGGTAACCACTAATGGGACAACTCGCCCCTGTTCATGGCGGGCTAACAACGCCGCTAGTTGGATTAAGGAGCGTTCTGTTTGGGGGTTCTGGACTGGGACAATTACCGTGAAAGGGGCAGAGTCATCTGTCTCCCCCTCTAAACCAGCTGTATCCCGCCACAGTTCATCAACCGTATCAGTTTCTGGTTGTGGCACAGGGATACGACTGGCGACCCGGGAAGTAATCAATGGCCCCAAAATTGAAGTCA is from Synechococcus sp. PCC 6312 and encodes:
- a CDS encoding Npun_F5560 family protein; this translates as MSPLSLAPTAPDPTLLQAWQQDIEIRDQLVKQLSEEMYRLMVAKPELFLQFYQARQEAKQVQLLTEETLQQLTELQQQALALGDQITFYQSQIEDRDQEIQQRDQEIQRLQGSLHEFNERNQMLEKVIQEMPEVYRQKFSQRLEQVKTKMESLQWENQRLQAQVRQLQNQTANTQRNGLNLDLPGIPGLRPGRLVPSLG
- a CDS encoding Rpn family recombination-promoting nuclease/putative transposase, which translates into the protein MFDNTCKFLAETFPEDFAVWLLGELICFGNLSPGELSLEPIHADSLILLDSPDLILHLEFQTQPDPLIPFRMADYRLRVYRRFPRKQMRQVVTYLLSSNSGLVQQTTFEISGMRHEFSVIRLWEQPTPTFLGRIGLLPLAVLSQTANPQQVLQSVSETLGAIADQRTQSNITASTAILAGLLLEETVIQNILRREIMKESSVYQVWRQEFIQEGREEGRVEGEKLLIQRLLAKKIGDLPGTFQSQVNRLSLPQLEKLGEALLTFETVADLQAWLKTIQA
- the rsmH gene encoding 16S rRNA (cytosine(1402)-N(4))-methyltransferase RsmH — encoded protein: MMTDPPPTSDFDHQPVLAQALLTALMPKPQSHYLDATVGGGGHSLLLLEAYPDIKITAIDQDPNAITAAQARLSPYQQQVNFWHGNFSDFRPGDLKFAGIFADLGVSSPQFDQAERGFSFRYEAPLDMRMNPNQATTAADLVNNLSETDLANLFYELGEERFSRRIARRITAQRPLRTTTQLANLVAQAVPNRGSQRIHPATRVFQALRIAVNRELDVLKTFLDLAPQWLEPSGCMAIISFHSLEDRIVKYAFRESPLLQVITKKPIIPSPEEIATNPRARSAKLRIAQRSQP